tgctgctgctggtcacCCCCATGCACATGTAGCCGGGCGTGGATCCGGGACTGGCACTGTCCCCGTGAGCCACAGGAGCGCCcggctggggctgctgccctgtgctggctgcctgGGGACACGCTGGGTTtggcagagctggatgcagcagcaTCGCAGTCCCACACCTGCCCCACACCCTCCCCTGCCTGGGGAACCTCGCGCTCCCCTGTCCATGTCCCTGGACCCTCGGTAACCACGGCTCTGCCCTGGTTTGTCCTGCTCCTTGCAGTTTGTGGGCATTACCTACGTCCTGACCATCATCTGGCTCCTGGTCTTCGCCTGCTCTGCGGTGCCCGTCTACATCTATTTTAACACTTGGACCACCTGCCAGTCCATTGCCAACCCCACCAAGACCACGGCCAGCATTGGCACCCTCTGTGCTGATGCCAGGATGTACGGTGAGTGCTGGGTTCACCACCCAGGAGCCAGGGCTCAGGGTGGAAAAGGGctcagggatggaggagagggcCCAGGCACACTAGGCTGGGATAAAGCAGGGCAAGTGCTTAAGAGCCCTGAAACACCAGGGTGTGCATGACACACGTGGCTGTGGGAAGCTGAGCAAGGAAGCCAGctggcagctgtgcccagctcacCTGGCTCCCTCATCTTCCCAGGTGTCCTCCCCTGGAATGCTTTCCCTGGCAAGGTGTGTGGCACCAACCTGCTCTCCATCTGCAAGACCAGCGAGGTAAGTGCTTCCTGCCATTCCATGTGTGTTGCCCTCAGTTCCCCTGGCCTGCCCAGGCAGCACATGGGACACTGGGAgctcactcctctcttcccttgcAGTTCCAGATGACTTTCCACCTCTTCATCGCAGCCTTTGTGGGGGCAGCTGCCACGCTGGTCTCACTGGTGAGTCAgtgctccccctgcccagccgTTCTCATCCGCCTGGCACGGAAGTGGGGGCAAAGGACAGCAGAGGTGGTGGGCATGGATGGGACAGAGCCTGTGCTCGTGTCATTTTCTGGCACGTAAGTGCAGATGGTGAACTGAGGCCATAAGAAGGTGGAGGTGGCTGCTGGAGGGGATCTGGAGAGGCTTTAGGAGAGCTACAGGGAGATGTCCTGCTGCCAATGCACTGAGTCCCCTGCCTTTGCCCCTCTCGCTTTACGCCAGTGACAGGACACTGCAGTGTCCTGATGGTGCAGTGGGGCcatggggctctgcagggcactGCCCTGTTggggtgtggggctgggggacgCCCCCTCGCTCACTCTCTTCCCACCCACAGCTCACCTTCATCATCGCCGCCACCTACAACTTCGCAGTCCTCAAGCTGATGGGCCGAGGCACCAAGTTCTAGCCCGCGCGGCGGAGCCCAGCCAGACCAAGCACCCTTCTTTTCTCTAACCCCGAGGCTTTAACACTGCAGCCACCTGACACCAGGTCTCCTGCCTTAACTCTGCCTTCGCTGATGactcccctcctcttcctccctcgCATCCATCGTGCTGAGTGTGACCAGGAAGGAGAGCTTCCCACCAATGGACACCTCTTCATgcacttttctctctttgctcgTCCATAACCGGTTCGCTCTAGAGCCAAGCCCGTCAAAACCAGCCAGAGAAGAGGAGGGACTTACTCCAGTGTCCCTCTTGTTGCCTGGGGATGAGCAAAGGCCTTCATGCTCCTGGGAGGAAGAAATCCATGTAGGTTGCTCCGTGAGTAGCAAGAGGCTAcccagagagaaaaggaagttgGCCCAGTCCTGGTACCATTGCTAAAGACTCTCCTGGAGCTGTCTGCTGTCACCACCCATGGATGGAGAAtaagagaaggatttttttttttccttagcagaGAGAGATGAATTTAACCTAAATTGCCTGCTGCAGCCAAGGCAAAGGGAGTTCAGGGCAAGGATCTTCCCAGTGTGGAGAAGAGAGTGCTGACCCCAATGCCGATAAAGCCCTAACCCAGCTGCCCCTATTAAAGCCTAAAGGAGTTTGGTGTCTCTGTAGACAAAGGGGGACTCTTGGCTTTACcctccaggcagcagagaggcagcaaaTAGGTTTGACTGAGAGGGGACATCTCTGCAGCAAGCCCTGGGAGTGTAGAGCCAGAGCCATCCCTCCATAGGCAGGGGATAACCCTCAGGACCgcgtgccctgccctgccctgccagcgCCGCGCTCGCCGCACGCTCTCGGTCCTTCACAATGGTGCTCTTCTCTGGGGTGATGTCTGCTTCTCTAACCTCTGCTGCACCGGAGAGCTTCCTCTGCTTCTCACCCACGTCAGATGTAACCGTCCCTCGCTCTGTCCCCTTCGTCCCCTCACCCTCTTTTCC
This Chiroxiphia lanceolata isolate bChiLan1 chromosome 14, bChiLan1.pri, whole genome shotgun sequence DNA region includes the following protein-coding sequences:
- the PLP1 gene encoding myelin proteolipid protein isoform X2 produces the protein MGLLECCARCLIGAPFASLVATGLCFFGVALFCGCGHEALTGTEQLIETYFSKNFQDYEYLIDIIHGFQYFIYGTASFFFLYGSLLLAEGFYTTGAVRQIFGDYRTTICGKGLSATFVGITYVLTIIWLLVFACSAVPVYIYFNTWTTCQSIANPTKTTASIGTLCADARMYGVLPWNAFPGKVCGTNLLSICKTSEFQMTFHLFIAAFVGAAATLVSLLTFIIAATYNFAVLKLMGRGTKF